Within the Bradyrhizobium cosmicum genome, the region CGACCACGTCGGTCGCAAGCCGGCCATCGCCATTCCTGATCTTCAACACGAGATCGGGAATGCCGGGAAGACTTGCCCTGCGAGCAAGTGGCAGGAGCCTGCTCTCGACCAGATATTGCTTGTCGGCGGACAGATCGAGGCCGGAGCGCTCTTTCAGGAACTTGCGCAGATATTCGTAGTCCGCGGGCGTCACGTGCGGTCCCCCGCGAACAGGCGATTGACCTTGGAGCCAATCTGGTTGAGCGGCAGGATCGCCGAACAGATGCCGGCATTGGCAGCCGCGCCCGGCATGCCCCAGACGACACTGGAGGCTTCATCCTGCGCGATCACGCTGCCGCCGGCCGCGACGATGTCCTTGCCGCCGCGCATGCCGTCCGAGCCCATGCCCGTCAGGATCACGGAGAGGATGTTGCCGTGCCAGATGTCGATGGCGGACGTGAAGAGCGGATCGACCGCGGGCTTGCAGAAATTAACGGCGGGGCCGTCGTCGAGTGCGATCGCTGCGTCCGCGCCGTTGCGTACGACGCGCATGTGCTTGCCGCCGGGCGCCAGATAAATCCGTCCCGGCTTGACCAGCTCGCCGTCGACCGCCTCGGCTGCCGGCTTGCGGCTGGAGCGCGCCAGATGCTCGGCAAGAATGGTGGTGAAGGTCGGCGGCATGTGCTGCGTGATCAGCACCGGGACGCGGTCGATCACCGGGCCGAGTTCGGTGACGAGCGCCATCAGCGCCTGCGGGCCGCCGGTCGAGGAGCCGATCAGCAGCACCTTAGGTGCCTGGCTCGAGAACGGGCGCGTGGACAGTGTCCCCGACGACGGCGCGGGCACGGCAGGCGCCGGCGCAGCGGGCCGCGCGACTGGTCCGCGTGCGGCCGGAGCCGGGCTCGGGCTCGCGGGCGCCAGCGGCGGGCTCCCAACGGCGGGCTTGCGGCGCAGCCGTGCACCGAGGTGACGGATCTTCTGGATCAGGTCGTGGTGGAAAATGTCCGCGGCCGACGCCTCGCGCGTCGACTCCGGCTTCGGAATGTAATCGGCCGCGCCGAGCGACAGCGCCTTGAAGCTGATCTCCGCGTTGCGGCGCGTCAGCGTCGAGGCCATGATGATAACGAGATCGCGCTTCTTCGCCAGCAGTTGCGGCAGCGCCGAGATGCCGTCGAGCTCGGGCATTTCGATGTCGAGCACGGCGACGTCGGGGTTGATGCGTTCGATCTGGTTGACCGCCTCGAGCCCGGTGCGCAGCGAAGCTGCGACCTCCATGTCGTGCTCGGCTCCCACCCAGCGCGAAATCAGGCCGCGTATGACGACGGAGTCGTCGACGATCATCACCCGCAGCGGCCCGGCTTCGCGCGACGGGCTGGTGGTCGAATTACCTGCGAACGCAACACTCATTACTCACCAACTCAGACTGAAACGGTTCAGTTGAAAACAATCGCCGAAGGATCCGTTCAGCCTCCGGATGTTCGCTCAGATTAGTCCGACTTCCTGAAATTTCGCCGTCACGATGTCCTTGTCGAAGGGCTTCATGATGTATTCGTTGGCGCCGGCATGCAGCGCACGCGCGATATGCGCGACGTCGTTCTCGGTGGTGCAGAACACCACCTTGGGCTGGTCACCGCCCGGCATGCGGCGCAAATGGCCGAGGAATTCGTAGCCGTCCATGACCGGCATGTTCCAGTCGAGCAGCACCGCGTCGGGAAGCCCGCGCTTGCAGGCCTCCAGCGCCTTCTCACCGTCCTCGGCTTCGAGGATCTGGAAGTCGAGGCCCTCCAGGATCCGGCGCGCAACCTTGCGGATGACGCTGGAATCATCAACGACGAGACAAGTTCGCATGTGAACCTCTGCTTCCTGTCCCCTTTGCGGGGGCACTTCCAATTACTGGCACGTCGGCGGCGGTGCCGCCGTATCAGGCCGCCATCATCTCAGGTGCAAGCTCGAGGACGCGGTCGACGTCGAGGACGACCATGAGCTGTCCGTCGAGGCGATGGACGCCGCCGGCAAGCTTCGCCATGCGGGGATCGAGGTTGACGGGGTTCTCTTCCTTGCCGTCTTCGGCGAGCCGCAGCACTTCGCCGATCTGGTCGATCAGCAGGCCATAGGATTCACCGCGGAGGTCGACGCCGACCGCCATCGGGGTCTTGCCATCCTCCGGCTTGGGCAGGCCGAGCCGGGCGCGCATGTCGACCACGGTGACGATGCGGCCGCGCAGGTTCAGCACGCCCGCGATCTCGCGCGAGGACAGCGGAACGCGGGTGACGCGCTCGGGCATGAACACGTCCTGGACGCGGGAGATCGGCAGCCCGAACAGCTGCCCGCCGATCATCGCGGTGACGTATTCGACCATGGCGCCTTCGGTGGTCTGCATCTTGTTGGTCATGTGCGTGTTCCCCTGGTCCCGTTACGCCGCAGCCCGGCTCAGCTCGGAGGCGCCGGCAGCGCCCGCGGTCTGTTCCTTCAGCGCCGCGATCAGACCGGGACGGTCGAACTTGGCGACATAGTCGTGGAAGCCGGCCTGACGGCCGCGCTCGATCGCCGCCGGCGACACCAGGGCGGAGAGGCCGATGATCGGCATCGAGCCGAGATTGTTGTCCGAGCGGATGGTCTCGGCGAACTCGAACCCGTTCATGTCGGGCATCTCGATGTCGGTCAGGACCACGTCGAAGCTCTGCGCACGCAGCGCAGCCAGGCCCTCCTGCGCGGTCGGCGCGGTGCGGACGCGGTAGCCGGCGGCCTTGAGCACCGGCGCCAGCATGTTGCGGAAGAACGCAGAGTCGTCGACCAGCAGCACCGACTGCGAGTGCATCGACGGCTTCATCTCCTTGCGGGTGAACCAGTCGGAGAACGCCATCGGCAGGAAGTGGCCGACGTCGATCACTTCGGTGGCCTGGCCCTTGATCACGGCCGAGCCCAGGATGCCCTGGCTGGCGCCGCCGACCTCGATGTTGAGCCGCTCCTCGACGATGTCGATGATCTCGTCGACGACCAGGCCCATGGAGCGGCCGTCATCGGAGAACACCAGGATCGGCTGGGCGCCCTGCGAGGCGATGGTGACGCTCTCCATGGCGACGAGCGGCATCAGCTGCTCGCGGTACTGCACCATGTAGCGGCCGTTGGAGAACTCGATCTTGTCGGCGGGAAGCTCTTCCAGGCGGGTGACGAGCCCGAGCGGCACCGCCTTGGGCTGGCTGGAGCCGGCGCGGAACACCAGCAGCGAGGTGGTCTGCTCGCCCGAGGAGGCGTGGTGGGCCGAGGCGTCGTCGCCCATCTCGTGAGCCGAGGAGCCGGCGGCGCCGAGCGCCTTGGCGATGCCGTTGGGGTCGATGATCATGATCACGGCGCCGTCGCCCAGGATGGTGTTGCCCGAGAACATGTCGATGTGACGCAGTTTCGTCGACATCGGCTTGACCACGATTTCCTCGGTGTGGAACACGCCGTCGACGACGATGCCGAAGGTCTGGCTGCCGACCTGCGTCACCACGATGAAGCCGTTCTCGGGATCGCTGGCCGCGCCGTCGTCGATCTTGAGCAGCTTCTTGAGGTGGATCAGCGGCAGCAGCTTGTTGCGCAGGCGAAGCACCGCGGTGTCCTTGATGCGCTCGATGCGGTGCTCGCTGTTGGCGCGGGCACGGACGAGCTCGACCACCGAGAGCTGCGGGATCGCAAAGCGGTCGCCGGCCGCTTCCACGATCAGCGCCGAGACGATGGCGAGCGTCAGCGGGATCTTGATGGTGACCGAGGAGCCCTCGCCGGCCACCGACTTGATGTCGATGGTGCCGCCGATCTGGTCGATATTGGTGCGGACCACGTCCATGCCGACGCCGCGGCCGGAGACCGAGGTGATGGCGGCCGCGGTCGAGAAGCCCGGCGCGAAGATGAACTTGTGGATCTGGGCTTCGCTCATCTTCTCGAGCTCGGCCTCGGTGACCAGACCGGAGGAGATCGCCTTGGCCTTGATCTTCTCGGTGTTCAGCCCGCGGCCGTTGTCGGCGATGCAGATGATGATGTGGCCGCCCTCGTGATAGGCGGACAGGCGGATGGTGCCCTGCTCGCCCTTGCCGCTCGCCAGCCGCTCGGCCGGGGTCTCGAGGCCATGGTCGGCGGAGTTGCGCACCATGTGGGTGAGCGGGTCCTTGATCAGGTCGAGCACCTGCCGGTCGAGCTCGGTGTCGGCACCGTGCATCTCCAGATCGATCTGCTTGCCGAGTTCGCTCGAGAGGTCGCGGACGATGCGGGGCAGCTTCTGCCAGGCATTGCCGATCGGCTGCATGCGCGTCTTCATGACGCCTTCCTGCAGCTCGGCGGTGACGTTGGACAGGCGCTGCAGCGGCACCTTGAACTCGGTGTCCTCGTTGCGGCGGGAGATCTCCAGCAGCTGGTTGCGGGTCAGCACCAGCTCGGAGACCATGGTCATCAGATGCTCCAGCGTATCCACGTTGACGCGGATCGACTGGTTGGCGACGCGGTCGCCCTCGCCTGCGGCCTCGTCGGCCACCGATTTCTTCGGCGCGGCCTTGTCCTTGGGCGCTTTTTCGCTGGAAGCCTTGACGACTTCCTTGACGACTTCCTTGGCAACCGGCGCCGGCGCTTCAGCGACGGGCTCGGCCTTGACCTCGGCAACGGGCGCTTCGATCGCGGTCTCGCGGAAGGCGCGCTCGAGCTCGTCGAGCGACACTTCGCCCGGACGCAGCGGACGCTCCAACGTCTGGTCGATCAGCGAACCTTGCGTCATTTCCTTTGCAGGCGCAGCCGCAGCGGCGGCCGGCGCTTCCGGCACCAGCGGCGGCGCCTCAGCCACGGGAGCAGCAGCTGCAGCAGCCATCGCCGCCATGCCCTGCTCGACCATCGCCTCCAGCTGGTCGATGAGATCTCGGTCGGTGCCCTCGGGCTCGGCTTCGGTCGCCTCGAGGCCCGCCAGGATCTCCTTGATGCGGTCGATCGAAGCCAGAATCAGCGACACCGCGTCCGCCGTCACCGGCATGCCGTCGCGGAATTTGCTCATCAGGGTCTCGCCGGCATGCGCCAGCGCTTCCAGCCGCGGCAGTCCGAGGAAGCCGCAGGTACCCTTGATGGTGTGGACCAGGCGGAAGATGTTATCCAGGATCTTGGCGTTGTTCGGCTCCTGCTCGAACTTCACCAGCTGATTGTCGACGGTGTCCAGGCTCTCGCTGGTCTCCGTCAAAAACTCCCGCAACAGATCATCCATGAAAACAGGCCTTCATACAGGGAGGGCGCGCACGATGTGTGATGCGCCATTTCGGAATGAGGCCAGCTTCACCGCAAAGCGTTTAATATTGGTTGAGTATGTGGAAAAGAACGGGACCAACAAAGAGATAAGGCGCCACGGACAAGCCGAGGCGCCTCGTAAAGGATGGGTTAACGACTTGCGAGCGTCAGGCGCGTTTACGAAGCGGTAACGGTGATGGCCTCGCCCTCATGCGCAAGCTTCACGGTGACCCCGCAAGCCTGTGCCAACAGCCGCGTATAATAAGGCTGGATCGCGTGCGCATCCGCAGCCGGGCCGCGCTCGCCGCTCAGGAGCTCCGAGATGTTCTGCGGCAGGCGCGCATTATGTCCGGTCGCGGTGATGCGGAAGCTCATGGTCTCGCCGTCGCCGATCGGATCGACCGTCAGCGTGCCGCCGCG harbors:
- a CDS encoding chemotaxis protein CheW: MTNKMQTTEGAMVEYVTAMIGGQLFGLPISRVQDVFMPERVTRVPLSSREIAGVLNLRGRIVTVVDMRARLGLPKPEDGKTPMAVGVDLRGESYGLLIDQIGEVLRLAEDGKEENPVNLDPRMAKLAGGVHRLDGQLMVVLDVDRVLELAPEMMAA
- a CDS encoding response regulator, producing the protein MRTCLVVDDSSVIRKVARRILEGLDFQILEAEDGEKALEACKRGLPDAVLLDWNMPVMDGYEFLGHLRRMPGGDQPKVVFCTTENDVAHIARALHAGANEYIMKPFDKDIVTAKFQEVGLI
- a CDS encoding hybrid sensor histidine kinase/response regulator, coding for MDDLLREFLTETSESLDTVDNQLVKFEQEPNNAKILDNIFRLVHTIKGTCGFLGLPRLEALAHAGETLMSKFRDGMPVTADAVSLILASIDRIKEILAGLEATEAEPEGTDRDLIDQLEAMVEQGMAAMAAAAAAPVAEAPPLVPEAPAAAAAAPAKEMTQGSLIDQTLERPLRPGEVSLDELERAFRETAIEAPVAEVKAEPVAEAPAPVAKEVVKEVVKASSEKAPKDKAAPKKSVADEAAGEGDRVANQSIRVNVDTLEHLMTMVSELVLTRNQLLEISRRNEDTEFKVPLQRLSNVTAELQEGVMKTRMQPIGNAWQKLPRIVRDLSSELGKQIDLEMHGADTELDRQVLDLIKDPLTHMVRNSADHGLETPAERLASGKGEQGTIRLSAYHEGGHIIICIADNGRGLNTEKIKAKAISSGLVTEAELEKMSEAQIHKFIFAPGFSTAAAITSVSGRGVGMDVVRTNIDQIGGTIDIKSVAGEGSSVTIKIPLTLAIVSALIVEAAGDRFAIPQLSVVELVRARANSEHRIERIKDTAVLRLRNKLLPLIHLKKLLKIDDGAASDPENGFIVVTQVGSQTFGIVVDGVFHTEEIVVKPMSTKLRHIDMFSGNTILGDGAVIMIIDPNGIAKALGAAGSSAHEMGDDASAHHASSGEQTTSLLVFRAGSSQPKAVPLGLVTRLEELPADKIEFSNGRYMVQYREQLMPLVAMESVTIASQGAQPILVFSDDGRSMGLVVDEIIDIVEERLNIEVGGASQGILGSAVIKGQATEVIDVGHFLPMAFSDWFTRKEMKPSMHSQSVLLVDDSAFFRNMLAPVLKAAGYRVRTAPTAQEGLAALRAQSFDVVLTDIEMPDMNGFEFAETIRSDNNLGSMPIIGLSALVSPAAIERGRQAGFHDYVAKFDRPGLIAALKEQTAGAAGASELSRAAA
- a CDS encoding protein-glutamate methylesterase/protein-glutamine glutaminase — its product is MSVAFAGNSTTSPSREAGPLRVMIVDDSVVIRGLISRWVGAEHDMEVAASLRTGLEAVNQIERINPDVAVLDIEMPELDGISALPQLLAKKRDLVIIMASTLTRRNAEISFKALSLGAADYIPKPESTREASAADIFHHDLIQKIRHLGARLRRKPAVGSPPLAPASPSPAPAARGPVARPAAPAPAVPAPSSGTLSTRPFSSQAPKVLLIGSSTGGPQALMALVTELGPVIDRVPVLITQHMPPTFTTILAEHLARSSRKPAAEAVDGELVKPGRIYLAPGGKHMRVVRNGADAAIALDDGPAVNFCKPAVDPLFTSAIDIWHGNILSVILTGMGSDGMRGGKDIVAAGGSVIAQDEASSVVWGMPGAAANAGICSAILPLNQIGSKVNRLFAGDRT